The Carassius gibelio isolate Cgi1373 ecotype wild population from Czech Republic chromosome B14, carGib1.2-hapl.c, whole genome shotgun sequence genome has a segment encoding these proteins:
- the mxd3 gene encoding max dimerization protein 3 isoform X2, translated as MEVNTCNIQVLLQAAEYLERREREAEHGYASVLPFYSKGVTDKRKKQKSKSHSPGNSRSVHNELEKHRRAQLKHCLEQLKQQVPLSSDSSRNTTLSLLRQAQLHIKKLQEQDECAELLKDRLRWEQRELRTRLEKLQGGSERMRNDSLGSTVSSERSDSEREDVEIDVESMVWTLESDGLGLSHAGVDHSYSTSNHSWL; from the exons ATGGAGGTTAACACATGCAACATCCAAGTGCTTCTGCAGGCAGCTGAGTATCTGGAGCGGAGAGAAAGAG AGGCCGAGCACGGTTATGCCTCAGTGCTTCCATTCTACAGTAAAGGAGTTACAGATAAGAGAAAAAAGCAGAAATCAAAGAGTCATTCGCCTGGGAACAGCAG GTCTGTTCACAATGAGCTGGAGAAACACAG GAGAGCTCAGTTAAAACATTGTTTGGAGCAGCTGAAGCAGCAGGTTCCTCTGTCCTCGGATTCATCTAGAAACACAACCCTCAGTCTGCTCAGACAAGCACAGCTGCACATCAAG AAGCTGCAGGAACAGGACGAGTGTGCAGAGCTGCTGAAGGACCGTCTGCGCTGGGAGCAGAGAGAGCTGCGCACACGGCTGGAGAAACTGCAGGGCGGTTCAGAGAGGATGCGTAACGACAGCCTCGGCTCAACGGTGTCCTCCGAGAGATCCGACTCAGAGAGAG AGGATGTTGAGATCGATGTGGAGAGCATGGTGTGGACTCTGGAGTCAGACGGTCTGGGCTTATCACATGCTGGGGTGGACCACAGCTACTCTACCTCTAATCACAGCTGGTTATGA
- the mxd3 gene encoding max dimerization protein 3 isoform X1 — protein MEVNTCNIQVLLQAAEYLERREREAEHGYASVLPFYSKGVTDKRKKQKSKSHSPGNSRSVHNELEKHRRAQLKHCLEQLKQQVPLSSDSSRNTTLSLLRQAQLHIKKLEWRKTQTNSKLQEQDECAELLKDRLRWEQRELRTRLEKLQGGSERMRNDSLGSTVSSERSDSEREDVEIDVESMVWTLESDGLGLSHAGVDHSYSTSNHSWL, from the exons ATGGAGGTTAACACATGCAACATCCAAGTGCTTCTGCAGGCAGCTGAGTATCTGGAGCGGAGAGAAAGAG AGGCCGAGCACGGTTATGCCTCAGTGCTTCCATTCTACAGTAAAGGAGTTACAGATAAGAGAAAAAAGCAGAAATCAAAGAGTCATTCGCCTGGGAACAGCAG GTCTGTTCACAATGAGCTGGAGAAACACAG GAGAGCTCAGTTAAAACATTGTTTGGAGCAGCTGAAGCAGCAGGTTCCTCTGTCCTCGGATTCATCTAGAAACACAACCCTCAGTCTGCTCAGACAAGCACAGCTGCACATCAAG AAGCTGGAATGGCGTAAAACACAAACTAACTCA AAGCTGCAGGAACAGGACGAGTGTGCAGAGCTGCTGAAGGACCGTCTGCGCTGGGAGCAGAGAGAGCTGCGCACACGGCTGGAGAAACTGCAGGGCGGTTCAGAGAGGATGCGTAACGACAGCCTCGGCTCAACGGTGTCCTCCGAGAGATCCGACTCAGAGAGAG AGGATGTTGAGATCGATGTGGAGAGCATGGTGTGGACTCTGGAGTCAGACGGTCTGGGCTTATCACATGCTGGGGTGGACCACAGCTACTCTACCTCTAATCACAGCTGGTTATGA